A window of Enterobacter ludwigii genomic DNA:
CAGATGCTGGGCTTTAGCGATATTTCCGATACCAATATTCCGCTGTTGATGACCGCAGCCAGCTCCGCCCTGCTCGGCGTATTTGCCCTGTTCCTGCCGAATACCCCGCCGAAGAGCACCGGCAAGCTGGATTTCAAAGTGATGCTGGGGCTGGATGCGTTAATTCTGCTGCGCGATAAAAACTTCCTCGTGTTCTTCTTCTGCTCGTTCCTGTTCGCCATGCCGCTGGCCTTCTACTACATCTTCGCTAACGGCTATCTCACCGAAGTGGGGATGAAAAACGCCACCGGCTGGATGACGCTCGGCCAGTTCTCCGAAATCTTCTTTATGCTGGCACTGCCGTTCTTCACCAAACGCTTTGGTATTAAGAAGGTCTTACTGCTGGGCCTGATCACCGCCGCTATCCGCTACGGGTTCTTCGTTTACGGCGGTGCGGAACAGTACTTCACTTACGCCCTGCTGTTCCTCGGCATTCTGCTGCACGGCGTGAGCTACGACTTCTATTATGTGACCGCCTATATCTATGTGGATAAAAAAGCGCCGGTGCATATGCGCACCGCCGCACAAGGTCTGATTACGCTGTGTTGCCAGGGCTTTGGTAGCCTGCTGGGTTACCGTCTGGGCGGCGTGATGATGGAAAAAATGTTCGCATACAAAGAGCCGGTGAACGGGCTGACCTTCAACTGGGCCGGAATGTGGGCATTCGGAGGGATCATGATTGCCGTGATCGCCGTGCTGTTTATGCTGTTTTTCCGCGAATCGGATAAAGAGATCACCGCAATTGAGGTGGTTGATGGCGATGCCGCGCTGACACAAGGGGAAGTGAAATGAAACAAGAACGTGTTCTCGGTGCCCTTTACGGGCAGGCGTTAGGGGATGCAATGGGCATGCCGTCGGAGCTGTGGCCGAGAAAGCGTGTCAAAGCGCACTTTGGCTGGATCGACCGCTTTTTACCCGGCCCGGCAGAGAATAATGCGGCCTGCTATTTCAAACAGGCCGAGTTCACCGATGACACCTCCATGGCACTATGTCTGGCGGATGCGATTATCGAATGCGATGGGGAGATTAGCGCAGACGTTATCGGCAAACATATTCTGCACTGGGCGCTCGATTTCGACGCGTTTAATAAAAACGTGCTCGGCCCGACCTCCAAAATCGCGCTTAACGCGATTCGCGACGGGAAACCGGTTAGCGAACTGGAAAACAACGGCGTGACTAACGGGGCGGCGATGCGCGCCTCCCCGCTGGGCTGCCTGCTCCCGGCCACGCGTCTGGAACACTTTGTTGAACAGGTGGCGCTGGCTTCCAGTCCGACCCATAAATCGGATCTCGCGATTGCCGGCGCGGTGGTGATTGCCTGGGCGGTTTCTCGCGCCATCGACGGCGAACGCTGGCAGAACATCGTCGATGCCCTGCCGGGTATCGCCCGCTATGCGCAGGAGGTGAAAACCACCACCTTCAGCGCGTCGCTGGCAGCACGTATTGAGCTGGCGCTTAAAACCGTGCGTGAAGCCAACGGCACAGAATCGGCCAGCGAGCAGGTGTATCAGCTCGTCGGGGCTGGAACCAGCACCATCGAGTCCGTTCCGGCGGCCATTGCAATGGTTGAACTGGCAGGAACCGACCCGAACCGCTGTGCCATTTTATGTGCCAACCTGGGCGGTGATACGGACACCATTGGCGCGATGGCGACGGCCATATGCGGCGCACTCCACGGGGTGCAGGCTATTGATCCGCAGCTGAAAGAGGAACTCGACGCTGTGAACCAGCTTGATTTTGGTCACTATTGCGAGAAACTTCTGCGCTACCGGGAGCAAAGGGAGGGCGTATGAATTCTTTTGCCCAACGCCTTAAAACACTGCACGCGACACGACCGGTGACGGTGCTGGGCGCAGCGGTCATTGACGTTATTGCCGATGCCTACGCCCTGCCCTGGCGCGGATGTGATATCGAGCTTAAACAGCAGGGCGTCAATATCGGCGGCTGTGCGCTGAACATTGCCATCGCCCTTAAACGGCTCGGCATTACGGCGCAAAACGCCCTGCCCGTCGGCCATGGCGTTTGGGCGGATATTATCCGTAACGCCATGGCGAAGCAGGATTTGCACAGCGCCGTAGAGGCCGAAACCGGCGATAACGGCTGGTGTCTGGCGCTGGTAGAGCCGGATGGTGAACGCACTTTTATGTCGTTTAGCGGTGTGGAGAACCAGTGGCAACAGCGCTGGCTGGAAGCACTTCACGTGCCGCCAGCGAGTCTGGTATATCTCTCCGGCTATCAGCTGGCATCGCCGTGCGGCGAGCTCCTGACGTCCTGGCTGGAAGGGTTACAGGCGATCGCCGCCTTTATTGATTTTGGCCCACGCATCGCCGATATTCCTGACGCACTAATGGCGCGAATTATGGCCTGTAAACCGATCGTCTCGCTTAATCGCCAGGAGGCGCAGATTGCTGCTGAACGATTTGATATGGCGCCTGCACGCTTAGGGGCACAGTGGCAGCAGCGTTTTGGCTCGGCGCTAATTATTCGCCACGACAAAGACGGTGCGACCTGGCATGACGGTGACGCCTCAGGTTCTGTTCCGGCGTTTCCCGCCACCGTGGTCGACACAATCGGGGCAGGTGACAGTCATGCTGGCGGAACGCTTGCCGGGCTGGCTGCGGGGTGGAGTCTTGCAGACTCTGTCCTGCTGGGTAATGCGGTAGCCGCCTGGGTTGTCAGCCACCGTGGCGGTGATTGCGCCCCTACTCTCGAGGAATTACTCCTCGCACACAAAGACGTATAGGTCGCTGCGACAGTAGCTGATGCTGTACTCAATCGGCCGGTGCTGCTGGTCAAGTGCAACCTGCTTGATCACCAGCACCGGAATTTTGTCATCCATCTTTATATGCGCCTGAAATTCGCTGTCCGGCATACGGGCGCTCACCCGTGAACGGGTACGCTGCGGGAAGATGTTCTGGCTGCGAAAATAGTCGTACAGCGAGATACCAATGGCATCCGGATCGTGAATCAGCCCCACCGGAACCCACGACTCCTCAATCGACACCGCATCATCGTCGACATAGCGAATACGCTTAAGGAGAAAGACCTCGCTCTCCGGCTCCACCGACAGCTGGCTGGCGACCTCTTCCGGACACTTCACCACGCGTTTATTCACCCAAAGCGTATTGGGCTTTTTACCGCGTAGTACCACCTGCTGAGAGAAACCGCGCGCTTCTTTAAGCGAATATTCAAAGATGTTGTTAATTTGCGTCCCGTAACCCCGGGCACGCGTCACCACCCCTTCGGACTCCAGAGCCTGCATCGCTTTGCGCACTGTAATGCGCGACACACCGGTTAACTGACTCAGATCGCGCTCGCCGGGCAGAATATTGCCGTGCTCCAGCACCCCGCTGCGCACCGCATTTTTTACCGTTTCGGCAAATTTCAGATACAGCGGCGTATTGTCGGGCGCGGCGATCCGTTCATTTAGTTGATCGATTAACCGGGTATGCGCTTGTTCCATCTCTGTTTTTCTCAGGCGTGGTGTTTCCTGCCAGTATACGGCTTACCACCAGGCATGAAAATGGTGTACCGGCCCATTACCGTGACCCACCTCCAGAGTATCAGCTTTTGCCAGCGCGGCTGAGAGCCAGGTTTTCGCTTCGCTCACCGTATCGGCCCAGTTATCATGCCGTGGGCGTAATGCCGCCAGCGCGGCAGAGAGCGTACAGCCAGTGCCGTGGGTGTTTTTAGTGTGTACGCGTGGCGCCGTGAACCGCCGCTCGCCGTCTCGGGTGAAGAGCCAGTCCGGGCTTTCGGCATCGTCAAGATGACCACCTTTCATCAGCACGGCCCCGCAGCCCATCGCCAGCAGCGCATTCCCCTGCTCTTTCATTTCCCGTTCATTTCGCGCATGTGTTGCCCCCAACAGTGCCGCAGCCTCCGGCAGATTGGGCGTGATGAGAGCCACCTGTGGCAGTAGCTTTTTACGCAGCGTTTCAACAGCGGAGGCGGAGAGCAATGGATCGCCGCTTTTTGCCAGCATCACGGTATCCAGCACCACGTTTTGTACCTGATAACGTTTAAGTCGCTCAGCCACCGCTTCAACAATATCTGTCTCTGCCAGCATACCGATCTTGGTGGTATCAATTCGCACGTCGCTGAATACGGAATCCAGCTGCGCGGCAACAAAATCCGGTTCAATACGGTAAACCGACTGCACGCCGAGCGTGTTTTGCGCCACCAGCGCGGTAATGACCGAGCATCCGTACGCGCCAAGAGCAGAGAAGGTTTTCAGGTCGGCCTGGATACCCGCGCCGCCGCTGGGATCGGTGCCGGCAATGGTCAGGGCGTTAATGCGTTTCATGCCAGTTCCTCCAGGGTGTAGAGCGCATCCAGGAACATGCTGGCAAAACTGCCCGGGCCACGAGACTGCGCAATGGCTGCCGTTCCGGCTCGCTTCATAAATCCGCACGCGGCGGAGACGTTATCCAGCCTGTCGCCCGGCAGTGAGCAACTCGCCGCCACAACGGCAGAGAGTGCGCACCCGGTTCCCACGACGCACGTCATCAATGGATCGCCGCCGGTAACCGTTCGGGTTCGTTGTCCATCAGTGATGTAATCCACCTCACCGGTGACCACCACAATGGCATTGGTCTGGCGAGCCAGCGCCTGTGCAGCAGGTAACGCGCTGGCTGTGGTGTCAGTCGTATCGACGCCGCGACCACCGGCGCTCATCCCGGCAAGGGCAAGGATTTCAGAAGCATTGCCGCGAATGGCGGCGGGTTTCAGGGCGAGGATTTGATGACAAAAACGGGTGCGAAACGTTAGAGCGCCCACGGCAACCGGGTCCAGCGTCCAGGGTTTACCCGCAGCTACCGCACTCTCAATCGCCCGACGCATCGCCTGCGCTCGCGGTGAGGTCAGCGTGCCAACGTTTATCAGCAATGCATCGGCGATCGCGGCAAACTGCTCAGCTTCTTCGGCCTCAATCACCATCGCCGGAGAGGCGCCAAGCGCCAGCAGAACGTTGGCAGTAAAGGTCTGTACGACGTCGTTAGTCATACAATGCGTAAGCGGGGAACGGGTTCGGAACTGATGTAAAACGTGTAAATCGAGCAGGTCAGGCTGCATGGGTTCGCTCCTGCCTTGCGTGAAGAAGCGATGACCGGGAAGGCATCTGACTTCCCTACGCTGGCATTATCCAGATCAGGTAATACGGGTATTTCTCAGCCTTCACAAAGAAGGGCACCCCGAGTCATGTAGATTACATTTCTTTATTAATTACCAGCTTAGGGGATGTAGCCTGGCGATGCAAGCTTGCACTTACGTTTATCCTTTCTTCACGCTGTACCTCACCTTGTACCCCAATTTGTCTCTCACATGAAATCAATAAAATTCTTATTGTTAGTATCTCGCATAACCGTTCCTTTACCCCTTTCCCTCTATCGTTACTATCGCTTTGCGCTCAGTCACTCGTTGGTGCACCTGCCTTTAATATCTTTTTTGTAATCCTATCAATCTAATTTTCTAATTAAGAGAAATAAAAACATCATTTTTTACAACAATTCAATCACTGATTTATAGCAATCAAAACCCTGTTTTATTCTCGATTAAAAATATTTTTCTCCACGTCAAAGCCCCCTTCATTCAAAAGTTTCTATTAATTCGAAAAGAAGGAACTTTCACAAATATATTAATTAACTTTACTGAATGAGCTTGATTTATACGTTTTACGGACAAAACACATAAATATAATTAATGTATTTATGAAAGCCTGGCATGCAGTGGATTTAATGAGGAGATTTATATCTACATGTATTTATTGGTTTTATTTAAAATCACTCGCGTAAGGGCATTTTAGCTTTCAGTGCTTTTAGTGATCCAGGTCAATATCCAAATTTATGTATTACAAGATAGTTACTACACGTTACGAAATAAGTGATTAAACAAAAATCGCCGTAAGCCGCATGAAATCATCTAGGGAAGGTGCGAATAAGCAGGTCATTTCTTCCCAAGCTGACTCGCTGATTAAAATTTCGCGGATCTGGGCCGATTTTTTTCCCGCAAACACATCGAATCAGCCTATTTAGGCTATTTTTTCCACCATTTCTGGCGTTATTTCAGGTTTTTACTGAGATCTCTCCCTCTGACGTATCATTTGGTCCACTCGAAACAGGTTGGCCAGGGTGAATAACATCGCCAGTTGGTTATCGTTTTTCAGCAGCCCCTTGTATCTGGCTTTCACGAAGCCGAACTGCCGCTTGATGATGCGAAACGGGTGCTCCACCCTGGCACGGATGCTGGCTTTCATGTATTCGATGTTGATGGCCGTTTTGTTCTTGCGCGGATGCTGCTTCAAGGTTTTTACCCTGCCGGGACGCTCGGCGATCAGCCAGTCCACATCCACCTCGGCCAGCTCCTCGCGCTGTGGCGCTCCTTGGTAGCCGGCATCGGCTGAGACAAATTGCTCCTCTCCATGAAGCAGATTACCCAGCTGATTGAGGTCATGCTCGTTGGCCGCGGTGGTGACTAGGCTGTGGGTCAGGCCACTCTTGGCATCGACACCAATGTGGGCCTTCATGCCAAAGTGCCACTGATTGCCTTTCTTGGTCTGATGCATCTCCGGATCGCGTTGCTGCTCTTTGTTCTTGGTAGAGCTGGGTGCCTCAATGATGGTGGCATCCACCAAAGTGCCTTGGGTCATCATGACGCCTGCTTCGGCCAGCCAGCGATTGATGGTCTTGAACAATTGACGGGCCAGTTGATGCTGCTCGAGCAGGTGGCGGAAATTCATGATGGTGGTGCGATCCGGCAGGGCGCTATCCAGGGATAATCGGGCAAACAGGCGCATGGAGGCGATTTCGTACAGAGCATCTTCCATCGCGCCATCGCTCAGGTTGTACCAATGCTGCATGCAGTGAATGCGTAGCATGGTTTCCAGCGGATAAGGTCGCCGGCCATTACCAGCCTTGGGGTAAAACGGCTCGATGACTTCCACCATGTTTTGCCATGGCAGAATCTGCTCCATGCGGGACAAGAAAATCTCTTTTCTGGTCTGACGGCGCTTACTGCTGAATTCACTGTCGGCGAAGGTAAGTTGATGACTCATGATGAACCCTGTTCCATGGCTCCAGATGACAAACATGATCTCATATCAGGGACTTGTTCGCACCTTCCCTAGATATAACAGGGTGTTATATCTTCCCGCCTGGATAGCGAAATAACCTTATTTACTTATGTGATGAGAGCTTTAAATGAAAACTATCGTTAAGACTACTGCTAAAACTACTCTGGCTGTTATCGTGTTTGGTTCTATGTTCGCTGCTGTAGTACCAGCTAAAGCCGCTGCTTTCCCTGTTACTTCCGACACTGACGGGATCACTATCATCGGTCAACAAGGCGCGGGTTATGACCTCGATAAAATTGCTACAATGACTGTTGATCATGATTCAGCTATTACCACTCTTCAAAATGGTAAGGCTGATAAAATGGAAGTTGCTAATATGCAAGGTGAGATTAACACCATCAATAGCAACGCTAACCAGGAAACAGCAAACCGTGTTACTGCTGATCAGCAATTGCAAGGCGAGATCACGCAAAACAAAGATGCACAAGATCAGGTTAATCATGCTTTCCTGAATCAGAACATTCAGCAAGATGGGCGTTTATCTGCTCTTGAAAATGCGCCTAAGCCTAAAGACGGCGTAGACGGTGCAAAAGGTGATAAGGGCGACACTGGCGCTACTGGTGCTAATGGTAAAGACGGGAAAGATGGGGCTAACGGTGTAACAACCACCATCACACAAGTAGACACAGCTACACAAGCTAAAGTAGCGGCTAACACTGCTGCTATCTCTTCAACGTCTAACCAGGCTGCTGGCGTGGCTCAAGATCTGCAAGACGCTAAGAAAGTGTTTAGCCAGCAACAAGCCAACACCAACGCACAATTCAAATCATTGCGCGATGAAGTAGACAGTAATAAGAAAGAAGCCCGTTCTGGCGCTGCGAGTGCAATTGCGATTGCTTCTATGCCTCAAGTGGAAGCAGGTCAAAATGTAATGTTCTCTGCTGGCGTAGGTAGCTTTAAAGACGAGCAAGCCGTAAGCGTAGGCGCTTCTTTCCACGCGGGCGCCGCTACAGTTAAAACGGGTGTATCAACTAGCACAAATAATGATTTCGCTCTCGGCGCCGGGGTAGGTTTTGGTTTTTGATTAATGACCTGCCAGCCCTCAAAATGGGGGCTAATATAATGAGAAAGAGATGGTAGTACGGGTGATATGGTGCAAAGCACTACTACACAACTCCAGGCGGTAGCTTGATTTGCAACTAAAAAGAAGAGACTAGCTAAACATAATATTGCTACAAAATTACCTCATGAATTTTAGCTGGCGGGGTCTGTCTAATTATACTGATGATAGCGATCATGGCAAAATATGTTTTCCTTTCTGCTGTGACCTGCCCCCACGATTAGATACAACACTCAGTTAGTAACGTCGGAATCTTCATTCTCAGAATGACCCTTTCTCCAGCCCGCTGCAAATTCAGACGGTGTCTGATAATTCAGCGTGGAGTGCGGGCGGCATTCGTTATAATCCTGCCGCCAGTCATTAATAATTTTCCTGGCATGAACGATATCGCTGAACCAGTGCTCATTCAAACATTCATCGCGAAATCGTCCGTTAAAGCTCTCAATAAATCCGTTCTGCGTTGGCTTGCCCGGCTGGATTAAGCGCAACTCAACACCATGCTCAAAGGCCCATTGATCCAGTGCACGGCAAGTGAACTCCGGCCCCTGGTCAGTTCTTATCGTCGCCGGATAGCCTCGAAACAGTGCAATGCTGTCCAGAATACGCGTGACCTGAACGCCTGAAATCCCAAAGGCAACAGTGACCGTCAGGCATTCCTTTGTGAAATCATCGACGCAGGTAAGACACTTGATCCTGCGACCGGTGGAAAGTGCGTCCATGACGAAATCCATCGACCAGGTCAGATTGGGCGCCGCCGGACGGAGCAGCGGCAGACGTTCTGTTGCCAGCCCTTTACGACGTCTTCTGCGTTTTACGCCCAGGCCACTGAGGTGATAAAGCCGGTACACGCGCTTATGATTAACATGAAGCCCTTCACGGCGCAGCAACTGCCAAATACGACGGTAGCCAAAACGCCTGCGCTCCAGTGCCAGCTCAGTGATGCGCCCTGATAAATGCGCATCAGCAGCCGGACGGTGAGCCTCATAGCGGCAGGTCGACAGGGATAAACCTGTAAGCCTGCAGGCACGACGTTGCGACAGACCGGTCGCATCACACATCAACATCACGGCTTCCCGCTTCTGGTCTGTCGTCAGTACTTTCGCCCAAGAGCCACCTGAAGCGCCTCTTTATCCAGCATGGCTTCGGCAAGCAGCTTCTTGAGTCTGGCGTTCTCTTCCTCAAGCGACTTCAGGCGCTTAACTTCAGGCACCGCCATACCGCCATACTTCTTACGCCAGGTGTAAAACGTGGCATCGGAAATGGCATGCTTGCGGCAGAGTTCACGGGCGGGTACCCCAGCTTCGGCTTCGCGGAGAATACTGATGATCTGTTCGTCGGAAAAACGCTTCTTCATGGGGATGTCCTCATGTGGCTTATGAAGACATTACTAACATCGGGGTGTACTAATCAACGGGGAGCAGGTCAGCTGTATTGTATTTTATTTTGATTTTTGTAGGTATCTGGATTGGGTTTATGTGGAATAATTTTAGCTGTATTTTCTGAGGTGCTTATTAGATTTCTTCTTTAATCACACAAGACAGGAATGAACAACATTGAAAAAATACTTTTATTTATTGGCTCTGGTTAGCATTGTCACTGGATGTACTTCTGGTAACGTACCAAAAGCCACTATTTATAGTGATTCATCCCCTTCTTCGGTATGTGCTGCATTAGGGATAATGAAAGCATCTAACAATAAAGAAGATTTCAATAAAACCAGAACTGTCATTAAGCGAAGAATTAAAGAGGGCAATTTCAATATAAAAGCAACTGAATGTGAAGAGATAGCTTTAAACTCTATAAGTGCATTTAAATTAATATCGGTTGATAGCGTTCTAATCTAAGGTGATGGTAATGAAGAAATTAGTAAATGTCGTATTCGTTGCTAGTCTTGCGACATCCTTATCTGCTTGCTCTTCTCCTGCTCAACGAATGGCTGAATGTGAAGCGCAAGGGATAAGTCGTGATACCTGTTACACAGTCGAGCACAATAGACAAGATTCAATTAATAACGCTGCTCAAAATGCCGCATATGCTAATGCCCGTGATGCGGCTGCAGGTACTGGTATTTGGGCAAAGAACAGCGGCAAGCACCATAACAATGATTAATTAAACAGAGTATCAATCATGAAAAGAGTTTTAATATTTTTTTTGCTTTCTGTTGCTGCTTTTAACGCCGCCGCTATAAGTGAGCACCATCGAAAAGAACTTGCTAACTCTGGCTGTACGCAAGTAGATGAAGCCACAGGAAAATGTAACGCTACAGCTTCAACGAAACAAAAAGTTTCTACTCCAGCCAATGAAGCAGATCATGTGATGAACATGTCTATCTCTACTGCTTCTGAGTACCTACTCTCTAAGGGATGGAAACCCAATAACGGAAAATGGCATAAAACAGGTTATACACTTACGTTAATGGTTGAAGATGATAAAGTGGTAAATTCACAGATTTCTAAATAATTGAGGTAATGCTCACAAAAGTAAGCGGCATATAAGACTTTAGTACACTGCTAAAGCCGCTCTTACTTACATCCGGGCATACGAAGGTTGGCTGTATCTGGCCGGAGTTGTTGACCTGTTCTCGCGCAACGTTATCAGCTGGTCAATGCAATCCCGGATTTAAGACGCCCCATTAATATGGGGCTTTATTTTAAATTGATCTGACCTGCTACCCGTATCCCCCGGTCACGCTTTACTCCAGCTGCCACGCCCCGCCATGTATAAGCGACGCTCCCCCCGTCCAGGCAAACAATGCCAGCTCACGGCATTCTGCATCAGGATATATGCGGCTGCTGAGGCACGCCTCGCCCTCGTTAACAAACACTTCTACGGAAGAGCAGTCAAAGAACAGGCGCAGACTGAGTGCGTCGTTCAGGTTAAGCGCGACGCTTCGGGTACCGCACAGGCCATACTGTGGATAGTCTCGCTCCAGTACCAGGCGCCGCATCTGCGCATCAACATAAACACGTAACCCGCTTCCAAGACGAATGCCGTATTGTTCCGCGCTGCTATTAGCGCAATCCCACTGCAGAATGACCTCCATCGCCTCGCAGTGTTCCACCAGCGTCATCTGCTGATTATTAAGCGTACTTATCGGCCAGGGGAACCACGCCCCGCGCAGGGTTTCAACTTCTTTGGCCGGCCGCATTTGCAGACGGTTATCCGCACTCAGCGTCAGCTCGCGCGGTAAAGAGAGCATGCCGGCCCAACTATCCTCCTGTTCCGGCAGCGGGGACTCCCACATATCCAGCCAGCCAATGACGATGCGGCGGCCATCAGGTGTCAGGAAACTTTGTGGTGCATAGAAATCATGCCCGCGATCCATCTCCACAAATTCACCTTCACGCACAAAGGGCTGACCGGGCTGCCACTCGCCCAACAGATAGCCGCTCTGGAAAAGATTACGATTTTTGTAGCCTTCAGCCACCAGCCCCTGAGGCGAAAACATCAGCACGCGCTTGCCATTGAGAGTGAAAAAGTCCGGGCATTCCCACATATAGCCCATCTCTTTTTCCGCCACCGCAAGTA
This region includes:
- the thiM gene encoding hydroxyethylthiazole kinase, with protein sequence MQPDLLDLHVLHQFRTRSPLTHCMTNDVVQTFTANVLLALGASPAMVIEAEEAEQFAAIADALLINVGTLTSPRAQAMRRAIESAVAAGKPWTLDPVAVGALTFRTRFCHQILALKPAAIRGNASEILALAGMSAGGRGVDTTDTTASALPAAQALARQTNAIVVVTGEVDYITDGQRTRTVTGGDPLMTCVVGTGCALSAVVAASCSLPGDRLDNVSAACGFMKRAGTAAIAQSRGPGSFASMFLDALYTLEELA
- a CDS encoding PfkB family carbohydrate kinase, whose protein sequence is MNSFAQRLKTLHATRPVTVLGAAVIDVIADAYALPWRGCDIELKQQGVNIGGCALNIAIALKRLGITAQNALPVGHGVWADIIRNAMAKQDLHSAVEAETGDNGWCLALVEPDGERTFMSFSGVENQWQQRWLEALHVPPASLVYLSGYQLASPCGELLTSWLEGLQAIAAFIDFGPRIADIPDALMARIMACKPIVSLNRQEAQIAAERFDMAPARLGAQWQQRFGSALIIRHDKDGATWHDGDASGSVPAFPATVVDTIGAGDSHAGGTLAGLAAGWSLADSVLLGNAVAAWVVSHRGGDCAPTLEELLLAHKDV
- the thiD gene encoding bifunctional hydroxymethylpyrimidine kinase/phosphomethylpyrimidine kinase translates to MKRINALTIAGTDPSGGAGIQADLKTFSALGAYGCSVITALVAQNTLGVQSVYRIEPDFVAAQLDSVFSDVRIDTTKIGMLAETDIVEAVAERLKRYQVQNVVLDTVMLAKSGDPLLSASAVETLRKKLLPQVALITPNLPEAAALLGATHARNEREMKEQGNALLAMGCGAVLMKGGHLDDAESPDWLFTRDGERRFTAPRVHTKNTHGTGCTLSAALAALRPRHDNWADTVSEAKTWLSAALAKADTLEVGHGNGPVHHFHAWW
- a CDS encoding ADP-ribosylglycohydrolase family protein translates to MKQERVLGALYGQALGDAMGMPSELWPRKRVKAHFGWIDRFLPGPAENNAACYFKQAEFTDDTSMALCLADAIIECDGEISADVIGKHILHWALDFDAFNKNVLGPTSKIALNAIRDGKPVSELENNGVTNGAAMRASPLGCLLPATRLEHFVEQVALASSPTHKSDLAIAGAVVIAWAVSRAIDGERWQNIVDALPGIARYAQEVKTTTFSASLAARIELALKTVREANGTESASEQVYQLVGAGTSTIESVPAAIAMVELAGTDPNRCAILCANLGGDTDTIGAMATAICGALHGVQAIDPQLKEELDAVNQLDFGHYCEKLLRYREQREGV
- a CDS encoding IS3-like element ISSen4 family transposase (programmed frameshift) — encoded protein: MKKRFSDEQIISILREAEAGVPARELCRKHAISDATFYTWRKKYGGMAVPEVKRLKSLEEENARLKKLLAEAMLDKEALQVALGRKLLTTDQKREAVMLMCDATGLSQRRACRLTGLSLSTCRYEAHRPAADAHLSGRITELALERRRFGYRRIWQLLRREGLHVNHKRVYRLYHLSGLGVKRRRRRKGLATERLPLLRPAAPNLTWSMDFVMDALSTGRRIKCLTCVDDFTKECLTVTVAFGISGVQVTRILDSIALFRGYPATIRTDQGPEFTCRALDQWAFEHGVELRLIQPGKPTQNGFIESFNGRFRDECLNEHWFSDIVHARKIINDWRQDYNECRPHSTLNYQTPSEFAAGWRKGHSENEDSDVTN
- a CDS encoding YadA C-terminal domain-containing protein, which translates into the protein MKTIVKTTAKTTLAVIVFGSMFAAVVPAKAAAFPVTSDTDGITIIGQQGAGYDLDKIATMTVDHDSAITTLQNGKADKMEVANMQGEINTINSNANQETANRVTADQQLQGEITQNKDAQDQVNHAFLNQNIQQDGRLSALENAPKPKDGVDGAKGDKGDTGATGANGKDGKDGANGVTTTITQVDTATQAKVAANTAAISSTSNQAAGVAQDLQDAKKVFSQQQANTNAQFKSLRDEVDSNKKEARSGAASAIAIASMPQVEAGQNVMFSAGVGSFKDEQAVSVGASFHAGAATVKTGVSTSTNNDFALGAGVGFGF
- a CDS encoding GntR family transcriptional regulator — encoded protein: MEQAHTRLIDQLNERIAAPDNTPLYLKFAETVKNAVRSGVLEHGNILPGERDLSQLTGVSRITVRKAMQALESEGVVTRARGYGTQINNIFEYSLKEARGFSQQVVLRGKKPNTLWVNKRVVKCPEEVASQLSVEPESEVFLLKRIRYVDDDAVSIEESWVPVGLIHDPDAIGISLYDYFRSQNIFPQRTRSRVSARMPDSEFQAHIKMDDKIPVLVIKQVALDQQHRPIEYSISYCRSDLYVFVCEE
- a CDS encoding glycoside hydrolase family 32 protein encodes the protein MTYSITKAEQELQSRREGLNLRWYPRYHLAARAGWMNDPNGLVWFDGWYHAFYQHHPYSTQWGPMHWGHARSQDLVHWEHLPVALAPEGPDDKDGCFSGSAVVDGDTLALIYTGHKFHGDPDEANLYQVQCLATSRDGVHFERQGMVVDTPPGLHHFRDPKVWREGDSWYMVVGARDGETGQVRVYRSADLHEWLDMGVLAVAEKEMGYMWECPDFFTLNGKRVLMFSPQGLVAEGYKNRNLFQSGYLLGEWQPGQPFVREGEFVEMDRGHDFYAPQSFLTPDGRRIVIGWLDMWESPLPEQEDSWAGMLSLPRELTLSADNRLQMRPAKEVETLRGAWFPWPISTLNNQQMTLVEHCEAMEVILQWDCANSSAEQYGIRLGSGLRVYVDAQMRRLVLERDYPQYGLCGTRSVALNLNDALSLRLFFDCSSVEVFVNEGEACLSSRIYPDAECRELALFAWTGGASLIHGGAWQLE
- a CDS encoding IS5 family transposase, whose product is MSHQLTFADSEFSSKRRQTRKEIFLSRMEQILPWQNMVEVIEPFYPKAGNGRRPYPLETMLRIHCMQHWYNLSDGAMEDALYEIASMRLFARLSLDSALPDRTTIMNFRHLLEQHQLARQLFKTINRWLAEAGVMMTQGTLVDATIIEAPSSTKNKEQQRDPEMHQTKKGNQWHFGMKAHIGVDAKSGLTHSLVTTAANEHDLNQLGNLLHGEEQFVSADAGYQGAPQREELAEVDVDWLIAERPGRVKTLKQHPRKNKTAINIEYMKASIRARVEHPFRIIKRQFGFVKARYKGLLKNDNQLAMLFTLANLFRVDQMIRQRERSQ